From one Gracilinanus agilis isolate LMUSP501 chromosome 5, AgileGrace, whole genome shotgun sequence genomic stretch:
- the LOC123249360 gene encoding LOW QUALITY PROTEIN: protein DBF4 homolog A-like (The sequence of the model RefSeq protein was modified relative to this genomic sequence to represent the inferred CDS: inserted 2 bases in 2 codons; deleted 1 base in 1 codon; substituted 1 base at 1 genomic stop codon): protein MKASTMRIRSKGHHPAGGIQIKNEKTRPSLKTVKNDNKSENLKYKPLWGKVFYLDLPSIVISERLEKDLKELGGRVEEFLSKDISYLVSNKKEAKYAQTLGCLSPVPSPESAYTGGNRLPHPSCDGSSFKTPDPMCMSRGKLLVEKAIKEHEFIPSNSILSNALSWGVKILHIDDIKYYIEQKKKELYLIKKSSTSLREAGKRFGIQKTKTGRLKKPFVKVEDASHHYRPFYLQLSNIPLINYSVPKPCSLFDLDKPSTVQKPTPAKQRNRAACEAPGPARLRESKKKDYGECCSQXHLLSKQHRSFAQSAQYQVVDDIIASLVYDFVESKSGVSRRVKRSIGSFIPIIGNTFKRNEPEKQLELHHISQNGPWESTTKEVIKHDFQYXESRDPAQRAACSSEPAFSFASCNPCTYNSTSKLREQLDCRKSYLTNPAEKESLLDLAQLPPQKDSQGCSEVAETQGTVKENNSEELKTECCPYILETFMQVSDFDETDKNVSQLKRKSDSTLFPDTYQKKKGPRSPHDYDSSLRVMSNSPEQPTGQVQVGSHKPPGEEPKEADGKSSESLPSGKLQRKVKIVLGRKKRNQKKSVELKAENETEVPATKEENXSLVELFKTNGENSEFLGFTSYSEDRGSCDVLEVWEEESENSLLSMFLSSPSSTSTFTGF from the exons ATGAAAGCCAGCACCATGAGGATACGCAGCAAAGGCCATCACCCGGCAGGTGGTatccaaataaaaaatgagaaaactagaccATCTTTGAAAACTGTGAAAAATGATAACAAATCAGAAAACCTCAAATATAAGCCACTGTGGGGGAAAGTCTTTTATCTTGATTTGCCATCTATTGTGATCTCTGAAAGACTGGAAAAGGACCTCAAGGAACTAGGAGGGAGAGTCGAAGAATTTCTGAGCAAAGACATCAGTTACTTGGTCTCCAACAAAAAGGAAGCCAAGTACGCTCAGACACTGGGCTGTCTTTCCCCGGTGCCGAGTCCGGAATCGGCCTACACCGGAGGCAACAGGTTGCCTCACCCCAGCTGCGACGGGAGCTCCTTCAAGACTCCAGACCCCATGTGCATGAGCAGAGGAAAACTATTAGTTGAGAAAGCTATCAAGGAGCACGAATTCATCCCTTCAAATAGTATCCTGTCAAATGCTTTATCCTGGGGAGTGAAAATTCTTCATATCGATGATATCAAATACTAtattgaacaaaagaaaaaagaattgtatcTGATCAAGAAATCAAGCACGTCACTCCGAGAGGCGGGGAAACGATTTGGtattcagaaaacaaaaacaggaagacTCAAAAAGCCATTTGTGAAGGTGGAAGATGCAAGCCACCATTACCGACCATTTTACCTCCAGTTGTCCAACATACCTCTCATCAATTACTCCGTTCCCAAGCCCTGCAGCCTCTTTGACTTGGACAAGCCGTCAACTGTGCAGAAGCCGACCCCGGCCAAGCAAAGGAACCGGGCGGCCTGCGAGGCCCCCGGCCCGGCCCGGCTGCGCGAGAGCAAGAAGAAGGACTACGGCGAGTGCTGCTCCC AACACCTGCTCAGCAAGCAGCACCGAAGCTTTGCCCAGAGCGCTCAGTATCAGGTGGTCGACGACATCATAGCCAGCCTCGTGTACGACTTCGTGGAGTCCAAAAGCGGCGTCTCCAGAAGAGTGAAACGCAGTATTGGATCTTTTATCCCCATAAttggaaatacttttaaaagaaatgaaccTGAAAAACAACTGGAATTGCACCATATTTCCCAGAATGGCCCTTGGGAAAGTACaaccaaagaggtaataaaacatGATTTCCAATATTGAGAAAGCAGGGAT CCCGCACAAAGGGCTGCTTGTAGTTCAGAGCCCGCATTTTCATTTGCTTCCTGCAATCCGTGTACTTACAACTCAACAAGTAAACTCAGAGAACAGTTGGATTGTAGAAAGTCTTATCTAACAAATCCAGCAGAGAAGGAGAGTTTGCTGGATTTGGCACAACTACCTCCGCAGAAAGATTCCCAGGGATGTTCTGAAGTGGCTGAAACACAAGGAactgtaaaggaaaacaactcaGAAGAACTAAAAACAGAATGCTGCCCATATATTCTAGAGACTTTTATGCAAGTGTCTGATTTTGATGAAACAGATAAAAATGTGTCCCAACTAAAACGCAAGTCTGACAGCACACTTTTTCCAGATACTTATCAGAAGAAAAAAGGCCCCAGATCTCCACATGATTATGACTCAAGTCTTAGAGTCATGAGCAATTCCCCAGAACAACCTACAGGCCAAGTCCAGGTAGGGTCCCACAAGCCCCCTGGTGAAGAGCCCAAAGAGGCGGATGGCAAAAGTTCAGAGAGTTTACCTTCAGGAAAGCTGCAGCGAAAGGTAAAAATAGtattaggaagaaaaaagagaaatcagaaaaagagtgTCGAATTAAAGGCAGAGAACGAAACAGAAGTTCCTGccacaaaagaagaaa agtcTCTAGTGGAATTATTTAAAACCAATGGAGAAAATTCTGAATTTTTGGGTTTTACAAGCTATTCTGAAGACCGTGGTTCATGTGATGTGTTAGAAGTTTgggaagaagaaagtgagaataGCTTGTTGTCCatgtttctctcttccccttcttcaaCCTCCACATTTACTGGgttttag